The nucleotide sequence CATCGAGTGCCTGCTGAGCGACGACCCGGCCGCTGCCGAGCGCCTCGCAGCGCAGCTCGACACCCTGAACCGCGAGCGCCGCCGGATCGAGCGGGACATGCGCGAGTCCGCGCTGGCGGGGCTCGAGGCCGAGGCGCTGGCCGGGGATGGCGACGTCGGCCCCGCGCTCTGCCTGCTGCGGGATGACTGGCACCAGGGCGTGGTCGGCATCGTCGCCTCCCGGGTCAAGGAGCAGTTCCACCGCCCGGTGATCGCCTTCGCGCCTTCCGAGGCCGGCCTGATCAAGGGTTCGGCCCGCTCGGTGCCGGGGCTGCACATCCGCGATCTGCTCGAGGAACTGGACACCGAGACCGGAGGGCGGCTGATCCACCGCTTCGGGGGCCACGCCATGGCGGCGGGGCTGACCCTCGGGCGGAGCGACTTCGACGCCTTCCGGGAGCGCTTCCGCGCCCTGGTAGCGGCGAAGGTGGACGCCGAGACCCTCACCGATACGCTCTACACCGATGGCGCCCTGGCCGGGGACGAGATCACCCTGGCGCTCGCGCACACGCTGCGCGCGGCCGGACCCTGGGGCGCCGGCTTTCCGGAACCGAGCTTCGATGGCAGCTTTTGCGTCTGCGACCGCCGCATCGTCGGCGGCAGTCATCTGCGCCTGACGCTGGCGCCGGCGGAGGCACCCGCGGTGCGGCTCCCGGCCATCGCCTTCAACGCCCTCGAGCGCGGCTGGGATGAGGTCGGTGAGCGGGTTCGCGTGGTTTATCGGCTGGACGTGAACCAGTATCGCGGGCAAGAATCCCTGCAGCTGATGGTGAGCCACATCGAGCCGCTCGGGCCCTGAAAGAAATCACGGATGGGGATATGAACAAGCATGAGGTGGCGCCAGACCACCGAGGAGGCTCGCCATGGGCTGCCCTGGTTGCGAGGTAGTCCCCTCGCTGGCTTCCCAGAGTGGCACCCTTTACCTCGCGCCCCCGCTGGCGCATACCCGGGCCCGACTGCGCAAGGCGCTGGACGCCGCGGGCCTGCTGGCGGAGGAGTCGTCGCCCGCCGAATCGGTGCTCGCGGTGCCGGTACCCGCCGGCGGCCTGGCCGAGCGGCTGGGGCAGCTCGACCACATGCTGTCCGGCCCCGAGCAGCAGGCCTGTGCCAGCCTGTTCCTGGCGCAGGGTGAGGCGTTCGATCTGGGCTGCCTGGCGCGAATGGAGCCGCTCGCCGTCGGCATTGGCCGGGCGCAGGGTGAATGGCTGGCGGAGATGATCCGCCACGAGCGCTTCGCGGTTCACTTCCATCCCATCGTCCACGCCCAGCAGACCGGCGTGGCGTTCGCCCAGGAGGCGCTGCTGCGAGGGCTGGACGCCGGTGGCGAGCTGGTGCCGCCGGACCGGCTGTTCGGTGCCGCCCGCTCCGCCAATCTGCTGTTTCACCTGGACCGCAGTGCGCGGGTGGCTGCCATTCGAGCCGGCCGCCAGCACGGCCTGACCACGCCGCTGTTCATCAACTTCAACCCCACCGCCATCTATGACCCGAGTTTCTGCCTGCGCACCACCTGGGACGAGATCCGGCAGTCCGGGGCCTCACCGGATCAGTTCGTGTTCGAGGTGGTGGAGAGTGATCACGTCAACGACCCCGATCACCTGCTCGCCATCCTCGAGCGCTACCGCGAGAACGGCTTTCGCGTGGCGCTGGACGATCTCGGCGCCGGCTATGCCTCGCTTACGCTGCTGCAACGGATGGCGCCGGATTTCGTGAAGATCGACCGCGGCCTCATCGCCCACGTGGACCAGGATCCGGCCCGCCAGTCGATCCTCGAGCACGTGGTCGCCATCGCCGGCGATCTCGGTATCGAGGTGATTGCCGAAGGCGTCGAGCGCGAGGCGGAAACGCGCTGGCTGCAGGACGTGGGCGTGGACTACCTGCAGGGGTTCTACTTCGCGCAGCCGGCGCCGACCCCGCTGCTTGGCTAGCCTGCCTATCTCACCGATCCGTGCCCGCAGTCGTGAATCGGTGAGATAGGCGAGCTTACTCCCACGGGGCGGGCTGCCAGCGCGCCCCCGCCGCGGCCAGTGCGGTGCGCCATTCGGCGAAGGTGCTGCGGCGCTGTTCATCGTCTCCGCCGCCGCTGTCGGTGCTTCCCTCGGCCTCACCGTCGGGCTCTTCCGGCCCGGCCTCATCGGCCCTCGGGGTCAGGTCCACCAGCGTGACCGTACTGGTGCTGGGGAGGGCCGCGCGCAGGGTGGCGCCATCGGGCGGCGGGGCCACCGTCAGGCGGCCGGCCAGTATCAGGCGCAGTGGCTCGGCCGTTGTCACATGCTCGCGCAGGCTGCGCACGAGCAGGGGTGCAAGTGAACCGGGCTGCTCAGGGGCCGTGTGGGAGGCCTCGGACTGGCGCCAGTCGCCCAGTGCCTCGGCCGCTGCCAGCAGCTGGGCGTTCCGGATAGCCGGCCGCGGATGGGCCCGAAAGCTGACCAGCGTGACCAGGCTGGCCGGCGCCTCGCCCCAGGCGGCCGTGCCGAGCAGCAGATGGACGTGGTCGCCCGGCTCGATATCACTCAGCAGCAGGCGGTGCAGCCTTTCCGCTGACAGGGATTCGGAGCGGCCGGCGGCGTCGTCCACCAGGGCCACCACCTGTCGCCCCTGGGCCGGTGACAGCGCAAGGGCCAGGGCGAGCGCGAGCAGCATCGCAACCGCACGGCGGCTCATCCCGCACCCTGTTCCCCGGTCTGCCGGGCACCGGCGGGTTCCTCGGCGGCGTCCCCGGACCGATCCCGTGACGGCACGGCGGGTGCCTGCCGCTGACGGCGCTCCAGCGCCAGCGGCAGGAAGACGATCACGTCGTAGACGGCGATCAGCAGCCGCGCGCCGTGCACCACCAGAAGCGCGAGCAGGTCCACGAGGGTCAGCGCGGCCTCCAGGATTCCGAGCCAGATCCCCTGCAACGCCAGGCGCCCGTCGCGCAGCAGCGTCTCCAGCGGGACGGCGAGGAGGGTCAGCAGCAGACCGAAAACGACGCTGATCACCGACTGCGCGAGGGCGGGCGCCACGGCCACGCTGACCGGCAGGCTCACCTCGCCGCCGCCGAGCAGGGTATCCACGGCCAGGTCCTGGGCGAGCAGGTAGTCACGGGTCCAGGCGAGGCCGGCGATGCTGGCGAGCAGCAGCGCCATCAGCGTGCCCAGGGTGATCAGGGTGATTCGGCTCAGGCGGCTGTCACCCGCGGCCAGGCCAGGCAGCAGGCGCGTATGGCCGGTGGTCTCGAGGCCGAGCCAGCCGAGCAGGGCCAGGCTCGCGAGCACCGCGAGCACGATCTGGTCGCGGAATGGGAACGGGCCGGGGACGATCCCCCCGGCCTGACCGAGCTCCTCCAGGGGCCGCCGCAGGAGATGGAACTCGACGTAACCCGCCCCGAGAATCACCGCCAGGCCGAGACCCGCCGCCACCAGACGCACCGAGGCCTGCCCCGCAAGGCGGCGGACCGGGGTGGTGGCCAGGCGCTGGATGCGCTCGAGCTGGTCCAGACGCCGGTCCAGGCGCCGGGCGCGCTGGGCCAGGCGCCCGACTGTCCGCTCCAGGCGAACGAACAGCACCTCCAGGCGCTGCAGACGGCCGCGCATTCCGCCCAGAAGCCGCTGGCGGCGCTGGCTGGCCTGGCGATGCTGGCGCAGGGTCTCGTGGCAGCTGCGGTCCAGGGTGGCGTGCATCTCCTCGAGCACCCTGGCCACGGAGGGGTCGTCATGGCCGCGCAGGGCCGCCACCGACTCCACCGCCTCCAGCCAGCGCGGTGGGTCGGGGGGCGTCTCGACGCTGGCGTGGTAGTCCTCATCCACCTGCTGGAGCTCATCACGGATGCGGCGCTGCAGCGCCGGCAGAGCGGCAAGGTCCCGGTCCACCAGCATCGAGAGCTGCCGGCGCTCGATCTCGGCCCTGTGCACCTCGCGCTGGCGGGCCTCGGCGATGATCGCGGCGCGGAGCCGCCGCCGGGTGTGCAGGCGGGCGGCACTCAGCCGCCGGCGGGTGCGCCGCAGGAGTGCCGTGAGTGCCACCGCGCCTGTGCGCAGCAGACGGAGATTGGGCAGGCGCGCCAGGTAGAGCACCGCGACCAGCGCCAGCACGCCCAGCAGAAAGGCAATCACGGCAAAGGGGCCCGAGGCCCCGAAGAGGCTTAGCATGGAGGCTCGCCTTCAGATCCGCCGGTGGCGTTGCCCAAGCCTACCGGAGGTACCGCCGCACGGCGAGCCCGGCCGGAGTGGCAGGGCCCCGGCCGGTCGCCGGAGGGGCGCCGTCAGTCGGCGCCGCGATGCTGGGCGATCTGCTGGTCGAGGCTCTGCAGCTGGGCCAGGTCAGCGACGACCCGGGCGGCCTCCTCGCGCAGGACGTCGGGGATGGCGTCTTCTTCCACCGCGTCCAGGCTCTCGACAGGCTCCCGGCCGTAGGCCTCGAGGCGCAGATTGATGGCCTCCAGGCGCCGGGCGTCCGCGGCCTCGATCTCGGCCCGGCGCTGCTCGAGATTGAGCGACACGACGGAATCCTCCCGCTCCTCGCGCAAACGCTCCGCCTCTGCGGCGACGCTGCGCAGCGCCGGCCGCTCCCGCACCCGGGCCTCGTGCCGGGCACGCAGCTCGGGCAGTACGGCGTCCAGCGACGTCAGCGGCGTGTAGCGGGCCGCGCGCACCGTGTCCCAGGGCAGGGCATTGTCTGCGGCCCGCTCGCCCACGGCGTCATCCGCATGCGGGGAGGGCAGGGGCAGGTCCGGGGAGACGCCCTGAAGCTGCGTGCTCTCGCCGTTGATGCGATAGAACTTGGCGATGGTGAGCTTGAGCCGCCCGGAGTTGTCCTCCTCGCCGATGCCGAAGCGGTCGAGGCCGATCAGGCTCTGCACCGTTCCCTTGCCGAAGGTCCGGTCGCCGAGCACCACACCGCGCTCGTAGTCCTGCATGGCGGCGGCGAAGATCTCCGAGGCCGAGGCACTGCGGTTGTCCACCAGCACCCCCAGCGGCCCGCCGAAGACCGGGGCCTCGGCCTCCTCGTCCCGAAGGACCTCACGCTGGCCATTGCTGCGGTGCACCTGCACCACCGGGCCCTGCTCAATGAACAGCCCACTGAGCTTCACCGCCTCGCTGAGCGATCCGCCGGCGTTGCCGCGCAGGTCGATCACGAGGCCGTCGATGCCGTCGAAACGCTCCTCCTCCAGCAGCGCACGGACATCCCGCGTGGTGCTGCGGTAATCTTCCTGGCCGGCACTGGCGGCCTCGAAATCCGCGTAGAAGGCCGGAATCTCGATGACGCCGATGCGACGGGTGGTGTCTCCCTGCTCGACGGCAATCACCTCGGCCTGGGCGGCCTGTTCCTCGAGCTCGACGGTATTGCGCGTGAGCTGGATCTCTTCCGGTGTGGCGTCGGCGCCGCCGGCAGCGGGCAGAATCTCCAGACGCACCTCGGAGGCCTTCGGGCCGCGGATGAGGTCCACCACGTCGGCGAGCCGCCAGCCGACCACATCCTGCATCGGCTCACCTTCCTGGCCGACGCCGACGATGCGGTCGCCCGCCTTGAGCTCGCCGCTGCGCGCTGCCGGGCCGCCCGGGATCAGCTCCACCACCTCGACGAAGTCCCCCTCGGCCCGCAGCAGCGCGCCGATGCCCTCCAGGGACAGGCGCATGTTGATGTCGAAGTTCTCCGAGCTGCGCGGAGACATGTAGCTCGTATGCGGATCGAAGCGACCCGCCCAGGCGTTCATGAAGGTCTGGAAGACGTCCTCGGCGTTGTACTGCTCGACGTTGCGCGCCAGGCGCTCGTAGCGGTCGCGCAGGGAGTCACGCACCGCGTCGAGCTCGCGGCCGCCGAGCACCTGGGTGAGCGCGTCGTTGATCACGCGCTTCTCCCAGAGACGGTCCAGCTCGGCCTCGCTCTGCGCCCAGTCGGCGTCGCTGCGGTCCAGGTTCAGGGTGGCGTCGGTCTCGAAGTCCAGGCCGCTCTCGATCACGTCCAGCGCATGGCGGGTGCGTTCCTCCACCCGCTGCTGGTAGCGGTCGAATATGCGATAGGCCACCGACACCTCGCCCTGCAGAAGCTTGTCGTCCAGCTGCTCGCGATACTTGGCGAAGGCCTCGACGTCGCTCTCCAGGAAGTAGAAGCGCTGCGGGTCCAGCGCCTCGAAGTAGGCACGGTAGACCTCGCTGGAGAGGGCATCGTCGATCTCGCGATCCCGGAAGTGGTACTGCGATAGCAGCTCGGCAATGACCTGCCCGGCGCCGCCATGGCGGTTCTCCGGCTCGAGCGCGGGCGCGGAGGACCATGGCGCGGCAAGCAGCGCCAGGCTGAGGAGGGTGGCGGCGCAGAGGCGGCGTGTCATGACTCCGAGCTCCAACGGTTGGCGACGCTGTGACGGCCTGCTACTCGGACAGCCCGCCGGATCGGAAGATTCCCCGCGGGCGTCGCTGGCGGCGCGCCGGATACTAGCCCGCATATCTCACCGATTCACGGCTGCGGGCGCGGATCTGGCGGGCAGCCCGGCGTTGCGCTCGGCCTGGGTGCTCGACGTACTGTCGAGTACGCCTGCGCGCCCGGACTCTCCCGCGCCTTGTCCTGCCCGCCATCTCCACGCCCTCGCTTCGCGGATCGGTGAAATATGCGGCCTGGAGCCAGAAGTATAACCGGCCGCCGGGGGCGGTGGCCCGTCTGGCTTCCGGGCGGTACCGATTGCGCGATCCGCGACGGCTGCCACGGTCGTGACGGCGGGTCGGGCGCACGCTGCATGCCGGACCCCGCTCTGGTACGTTGCGCGGGGGCAACGCAGAGGGTGTGACATGTTTCTCGATTTTGGCTGGAACGGTGCCGGTGCTGCCCGTCCGGCACTTGAGGTGCTGCAGCGGCAGCCGGCCGAGGGTGCGGCCACTCGGCGGACGCCGGTGGTCTTCGTGCATGGTGCCTTCGTCGGTGCCTGGTGCTGGGCGGAGCACTTCCTCGACCACTTCGCGGCCCAGGGCTTCCACGGCGTGGCGCCGAGCCTGCGCGGGCACGGCGGCAGCGAGGGCGCCGGCCAGCTCCAGTATGCGGGCATCAACGAGTTCGTGGCTGACCTGGAGCGGGTGGTGGCCGGCCTGGACGGGCCGCCGCCGGTGCTGGTCGGCCATTCCATGGGCGGGCTGGTGGTGCAGCGCTACCTGGAG is from Spiribacter halobius and encodes:
- a CDS encoding EAL domain-containing protein, encoding MGCPGCEVVPSLASQSGTLYLAPPLAHTRARLRKALDAAGLLAEESSPAESVLAVPVPAGGLAERLGQLDHMLSGPEQQACASLFLAQGEAFDLGCLARMEPLAVGIGRAQGEWLAEMIRHERFAVHFHPIVHAQQTGVAFAQEALLRGLDAGGELVPPDRLFGAARSANLLFHLDRSARVAAIRAGRQHGLTTPLFINFNPTAIYDPSFCLRTTWDEIRQSGASPDQFVFEVVESDHVNDPDHLLAILERYRENGFRVALDDLGAGYASLTLLQRMAPDFVKIDRGLIAHVDQDPARQSILEHVVAIAGDLGIEVIAEGVEREAETRWLQDVGVDYLQGFYFAQPAPTPLLG
- a CDS encoding carboxy terminal-processing peptidase produces the protein MTRRLCAATLLSLALLAAPWSSAPALEPENRHGGAGQVIAELLSQYHFRDREIDDALSSEVYRAYFEALDPQRFYFLESDVEAFAKYREQLDDKLLQGEVSVAYRIFDRYQQRVEERTRHALDVIESGLDFETDATLNLDRSDADWAQSEAELDRLWEKRVINDALTQVLGGRELDAVRDSLRDRYERLARNVEQYNAEDVFQTFMNAWAGRFDPHTSYMSPRSSENFDINMRLSLEGIGALLRAEGDFVEVVELIPGGPAARSGELKAGDRIVGVGQEGEPMQDVVGWRLADVVDLIRGPKASEVRLEILPAAGGADATPEEIQLTRNTVELEEQAAQAEVIAVEQGDTTRRIGVIEIPAFYADFEAASAGQEDYRSTTRDVRALLEEERFDGIDGLVIDLRGNAGGSLSEAVKLSGLFIEQGPVVQVHRSNGQREVLRDEEAEAPVFGGPLGVLVDNRSASASEIFAAAMQDYERGVVLGDRTFGKGTVQSLIGLDRFGIGEEDNSGRLKLTIAKFYRINGESTQLQGVSPDLPLPSPHADDAVGERAADNALPWDTVRAARYTPLTSLDAVLPELRARHEARVRERPALRSVAAEAERLREEREDSVVSLNLEQRRAEIEAADARRLEAINLRLEAYGREPVESLDAVEEDAIPDVLREEAARVVADLAQLQSLDQQIAQHRGAD